A window of Panicum virgatum strain AP13 chromosome 8K, P.virgatum_v5, whole genome shotgun sequence contains these coding sequences:
- the LOC120646311 gene encoding uncharacterized protein LOC120646311 has protein sequence MLILESLALYWFQYQIRLEIEIGILLHPQHGHGLGILLCAALTPSSSSSSMAMADLKWLGRTLSSSAVRLRLAVPLRTSLVLRRWAWEGRNSSPCGKGREEVAWLAGRRGGTGRARLLTAQIGQEKGGSPLAGEEARKGWHSLLCRRGKGKRRDGPLVGEADRER, from the exons ATGTTGATATTGGAGAGCTTGGCATTGTATTGGTTTCAATACCAAATCAGGCTAG AAATTGAAATTGGcatcctcctccacccccagcatggccatggccTCGGCATCCTCCTCTGCGCAGCCCTCACCccgtcatcctcctcctctaGCATGGCAATGGCAGATCTCAAGTGGCTGGGGCGGACCTTGTCATCCTCCGCCGTGCGCTTGCGGCTCGCTGTCCCCCTCCGCACCTCGCTCGTCTTGCGGAGGTGGGCATGGGAGGGGCGGAACAGCTCGCCGTGCGGAAAGGGAAGGGAAGAGGTGGCTTGGCTCGCTGGTCGGAGAGGAGGCACGGGTAGGGCGCGGCTGCTCACAGCGCAGATAGGGCAGGAGAAGGGCGGCAGCCCACTAGCCGGAGAAGAGGCAAGGAAGGGGTGGCACAGCTTGCTGTGTCGAAGAGGGAAGGGGAAGAGGCGGGACGGCCCGCTGGTCGGAGAGGCAGACAGGGAAAGGTGA
- the LOC120646312 gene encoding patatin-like protein 1, with product MEVQTTIPVLANQERVLTVLSIDGGGIRGLIPATILARLEALLQEKDGPNARIADYFDVVAGTSTGGLIAAMLMAPGKDKRPLLAAKDISQFYLDNGPKIFAQKGNAVKIFARGGPKYDGEFLHEKIRSLLQETKVADTLSHVVMPTFDVNRMQPILFNSFEAEREAHKNPRLADVCIATSAAPTYLPAHSFTTQGAGGEPHVFELVDGGVAANNPTMAAMSLLTMEMIRLRRQLEGKDGGLVPGLPSTRKAETTNPTTKGSAENDPTTATMAALIAMEKEKGKLTRMSRQDAEAGVYRNILVLSVGTGIAKQSHRYTAADCNRWNLLNWITNDGFNPLIDFFSNASADMVDIHAEMLFELLDCEKNYLRIQTETLEGETALVDCATEKNMAELIKIGNGLLKEKVARVNKYTGMYEPVAGASTNEQALKELAGKLSEERRIRQAATAPGK from the exons ATGGAAGTCCAGACCACCATCCCCGTCCTGGCGAACCAGGAGAGGGTTCTCACGGTGCTGagcatcgacggcggcggcattcGTGGCCTCATCCCGGCCACCATCTTAGCTCGCCTCGAGGCCCTGCTCCAA GAGAAAGATGGGCCGAATGCTAGGATCGCCGACTACTTCGACGTGGTCGCCGGGACCAGCACCGGCGGGCTAATCGCCGCGATGCTGATGGCGCCAGGCAAGGACAAGCGGCCGCTCTTGGCCGCCAAGGACATCAGCCAGTTCTACCTTGACAACGGCCCCAAGATCTTCGCACAGAAAGG GAATGCGGTGAAGATTTTTGCGAGGGGCGGCCCCAAGTACGACGGCGAGTTCCTGCACGAGAAGATCAGGAGCCTCCTCCAGGAAACGAAGGTGGCCGACACGCTGAGCCACGTCGTCATGCCGACGTTCGACGTTAACCGGATGCAGCCCATCCTGTTCAACTCGTTCGAGGCCGAGCGGGAGGCGCACAAGAACCCGCGCCTCGCCGATGTCTGCATCGCCACGTCGGCGGCGCCCACCTACCTCCCCGCGCACAGCTTCACGAcccagggcgccggcggcgagccccaCGTGTTCGagctcgtcgacggcggcgtcgcggccaaCAACCCCACCATGGCCGCCATGTCCCTCCTCACCATGGAGATGATCCGTCTCCGCCGGCAGCTGGAGGGCAAGGACGGCGGCCTCGTGCCCGGCCTCCCTAGCACGAGGAAAGCTGAGACGACTAACCCGACCACGAAGGGCTCTGCTGAGAATGACCCCACCACGGCCACCATGGCCGCTTTGATCGCCatggagaaggagaaggggaaGCTGACCCGCATGAGCAGGCAGGACGCAGAGGCTGGCGTGTACCGAAACATCCTCGTGCTCTCCGTCGGGACGGGGATCGCCAAGCAGTCGCACAGGTACACCGCGGCGGATTGCAACAGGTGGAACCTGCTCAACTGGATCACCAACGACGGGTTCAACCCGCTCATCGACTTCTTCTCCAACGCCAGCGCCGACATGGTCGACATCCACGCCGAGATGCTCTTCGAGCTCCTCGACTGCGAGAAGAACTACCTTCGCATCCAG ACTGAAACACTGGAGGGAGAGACGGCGTTGGTGGACTGTGCGACCGAGAAGAACATGGCCGAGCTGATCAAGATTGGCAATGGCCTGCTCAAGGAGAAGGTGGCGAGGGTGAACAAGTACACGGGGATGTACGAGCCCGTGGCAGGCGCGTCCACCAATGAGCAGGCACTCAAGGAGTTGGCCGGGAAGCTCTCCGAGGAACGCAGGATTCGCCAGGCTGCTACTGCCCCCGGCAAGTGA